A genome region from Nocardiopsis exhalans includes the following:
- a CDS encoding DUF6879 family protein yields MTMADFFRTFDDFRHQVFRLETLDLYDSKSERVPLERFRAGLPQDPSWLGPWADRVRAINRRGASIGRVHVVSEPLTEYVIFEMTCAYPSNIDAGEEIAILPRPTAEKLGVPDGDYWLFDDERVGRMVYDDDGALTHVDVTSDPVVVDEYVHWRQVCRANAVPLRRYLPQAGLRSLIGFEHHFQEG; encoded by the coding sequence ATGACGATGGCCGACTTCTTCCGTACCTTCGACGACTTCCGACATCAGGTCTTCCGGCTGGAGACCCTGGACCTCTACGACTCCAAGAGCGAGCGCGTGCCCCTGGAGAGGTTCCGCGCCGGTCTGCCCCAGGATCCGTCATGGCTGGGGCCCTGGGCGGACCGGGTGCGCGCCATCAACCGCAGGGGTGCCTCGATCGGACGCGTGCACGTGGTGAGCGAACCGCTCACCGAGTACGTCATTTTCGAGATGACCTGTGCCTACCCGTCAAACATCGACGCGGGTGAGGAGATCGCCATCCTGCCGCGACCCACAGCGGAGAAACTGGGAGTGCCCGATGGGGACTACTGGCTCTTCGACGATGAGCGCGTGGGGCGCATGGTCTACGACGACGATGGCGCTCTGACGCACGTGGACGTCACCAGCGACCCGGTGGTCGTTGATGAGTACGTGCACTGGCGCCAGGTGTGCCGGGCCAACGCTGTTCCACTACGCCGGTACCTGCCCCAGGCCGGATTACGCTCCCTGATCGGATTCGAGCATCACTTCCAGGAAGGCTGA
- a CDS encoding DUF397 domain-containing protein, which translates to MYSSREFHKSSYSPNESACVEVAEGATTAMRDTENREKGTLVFPSAEWRALLDAAQHEA; encoded by the coding sequence GTGTATTCATCCCGCGAGTTCCACAAGTCCAGCTACAGCCCGAACGAGTCCGCGTGCGTCGAGGTTGCGGAGGGGGCAACCACTGCGATGCGCGACACCGAGAATCGCGAGAAAGGCACCTTGGTGTTCCCGTCCGCCGAGTGGCGGGCGCTGCTCGATGCCGCCCAGCACGAGGCTTAG
- a CDS encoding helix-turn-helix domain-containing protein, with protein MGEVVPEGKRSDTARQELASLLRTARLDRGMSGQELANALGWSQSKVSKIENGRTRPSGDDVQTWLEACRASTEALHHGSELAEGALVESRHWRVVHADGLSSGQGGVKALEGRSDTVRSFQPSLIPGLLQTAEYARQVLTAVNVSGQSDIPEAVSARISRQDVLYDSDRRFEFTLTDAALRWHPHGRDILPAQLDRLLSIATLTNVSLRVLPLGASFGHLQSNGFLLFETQDDPTVIVETFTRELRITDPQEVAQYHDIHTRLTDHALSEDDSRSYIRDLATST; from the coding sequence ATGGGAGAAGTCGTGCCGGAGGGCAAGAGATCCGACACCGCCAGACAAGAGCTCGCCTCCCTGCTGCGAACGGCTCGCCTCGATCGCGGGATGTCAGGGCAAGAGCTGGCGAACGCCCTGGGCTGGTCGCAGTCGAAGGTCTCCAAGATCGAGAACGGACGCACCCGCCCTTCCGGCGATGACGTCCAGACTTGGCTCGAGGCCTGCCGGGCATCCACCGAAGCGCTCCACCACGGCTCCGAGCTGGCTGAGGGTGCTCTCGTGGAATCGCGCCACTGGAGAGTGGTTCACGCTGACGGGTTGAGCTCCGGCCAAGGCGGGGTGAAGGCCCTGGAAGGACGCTCGGACACAGTCCGCTCCTTCCAGCCCTCCCTGATTCCAGGGCTGCTCCAGACGGCCGAGTACGCCCGCCAGGTGTTGACCGCTGTCAACGTCTCCGGCCAGAGCGACATCCCCGAGGCCGTCTCAGCACGCATCAGCCGTCAGGACGTGCTCTACGACAGCGATCGGCGATTCGAGTTCACGCTCACCGACGCCGCACTGCGCTGGCACCCGCACGGCAGGGACATCCTGCCCGCACAGCTGGACCGCCTGCTCTCGATCGCCACCCTGACCAACGTCTCCCTGCGCGTCCTGCCCCTCGGGGCGTCCTTCGGCCACCTGCAAAGCAACGGCTTCCTGCTGTTCGAAACCCAGGACGACCCCACCGTCATCGTGGAGACGTTCACCAGGGAACTCCGCATCACCGACCCACAGGAAGTCGCCCAGTACCACGACATCCACACCCGCCTGACTGACCACGCCCTCTCCGAGGACGATTCGCGCAGCTACATCCGCGATCTCGCCACGTCCACCTGA
- a CDS encoding DUF397 domain-containing protein, whose product MNPLFKDADFRKASGSGTGDCVEVAITEHTTDVVGLRDSKNPRSTVLVIAPGEWLALTGGAL is encoded by the coding sequence ATGAACCCCCTGTTCAAGGACGCGGACTTCCGCAAAGCCAGCGGAAGCGGCACCGGCGACTGCGTCGAGGTCGCCATCACCGAACACACGACTGACGTGGTCGGCCTGCGTGACTCGAAGAACCCCCGCAGCACTGTTCTGGTCATCGCCCCTGGTGAGTGGCTCGCGCTCACCGGCGGCGCTCTCTAG